In Cicer arietinum cultivar CDC Frontier isolate Library 1 chromosome 7, Cicar.CDCFrontier_v2.0, whole genome shotgun sequence, the genomic window TTTGTGAGTCAATTGATAATAAGTATGTGCTTATCAATTTAGTAGGAGTAATGTCGTGTAAATTAGTTTTCACATGGCACTCAACATAAGCACAGTTTCAAAATAGAAGCTTAAAGAAACGTTTCAAAATTTCTGTATATTGAATTTGAACTATCTAGTATGTGTAATGAATTATTCATAAGACTATTACTCAACATTATAGCAATTCGACTTCTTGTAGAGATCTAAGCTTCAATATGTTGACTGGTTCAATCCCAAATTCAATTCAAGGATTGAGAAGTCTAGATTACATGTAAGTGAGCATTCTATTTACTGACTAGAGATCAATTAGCTAAAATGCAATATATTTCTATACTTTGCTAGTAATTTGATATCATATCTTGAAAATTGGTTGCttcttttttattgatttagcTTTGATTTATGGATGCAGGTTTCTTACTAATAATTCTTTGACTGGACCGATTCAAGACTGGATACTGAACTTCAAAATTAACATGTTAGCATATTTCATTTGCTATACTTTCTCCAATTGCATAATTTAAAGCTCTCACTAGGAACCATGTATTACATATATATTTCTGTTAGTTCTCTCTTTTGTGATTAATCTCAagtagtaattaaattatgaagaaattaaaactcaatctAACTATTTGGTGTCTTTCAGAGATTTATCTTACAACAATTTCACAAAGTCATCTGCAACTAGCTGCCAGCAGTTGAATCTGTAAGGTTCTCTTTGTCTAGGAATATTTAAgcttttcatttgtgtcaatgctACTAtgctaataattttttttttgctgaaaaGGAACTTGGCTTCAAGCCATTCTTCTTTGGCTGTCACTTCACCTTCGTAAGTTCTTTCCCTTATTTTCGACTTGGCTTATCACAATAGAATAATCCCTGGAAACTAACTTCATTCATCTTGTAGAACGTTGTGTTTGAAGAGGAGTCTTCCTTGTGCAGGAAAACCCCAGTGTGAGTGTTGAACTTATTTAGTATATGTTTGGTTTCCATTTTGGAGTAGTTAAAGTTGATATTGAGTTGTAGAATTGATTTTCATATGTTTAAGTATTTTCGAGTTGAATTGATTTTGCTTCTAGAATTGATTCTAATTTGAAACTAGATTTTTGAGCTTTTAGAATCAAATTTTGTTCAAGACATTTTTAGCCTCGAATTTGGGGCTACAATTGATTTTTAgtctcaaatttatttttgaacacatttttttaagaatgtaTTCAAACATCATCCCATTTACATTTAATTCACTTTTAGACaaaatcaattcattcaaataTGTTCAATACAACAAAATAAGTGAATCAAATGAACATGTGTGGTAGTTTCTTTCTGGAGGTGActtctaattatatttttttcactttGTCTTTGAAGATTATTCATTGTTCATAAATTGTGGAGGTCCTGAAGAGGATTTTGAGGGAAATCACTATGTAGGAGACCTGCAGAATGATGGCATTTCAAACTTTGATCTCAGAAATGCAGGACAATGGGCTTTTAGCAGCACAGGAGAGTATATGGGAAAAGTTGATGCAGATTATACAGCATCAAATGCATTTTCATTGAATATTAGTGGTCCAGATTATTATCAAACCGCCCGAATTTCCCCTCTATCACTTAACTACTATGGCCTTTGTATGTTAAATGGAAATTATAAAGTGAAGCTGCATTTTGCTGAGATAATGTTTTCTGATGACCAGACTTTTAGCAGTCTTGGAAGACGCATATTTGACGTTTCAATTCAAGTGAGCACGGAGGCGAAGTTATTTCGttacatttttttgttgattctCATATTTGAAGAAACTAAATTTCCTTAACTGAAGGTATAAATTTAAAATGCTACATCTTCACAgggttttaaatatttgaaagatTTTAACATTATGGAAGAAGCTGGTGGAGTTGGAAAGGGAATCACTAAGGAATTCGATGTCGATGTCAACGACAACACCTTGGAAATTCACTTGTACTGGGCAGGGAAAGGAACCACTGCCATTCCTGATATAAGTGTATATGGACCTCTTATATCTGCTATCACAGTTACACCAAGTAAGTGTTTGTTTATTATTTGCTTTCCATGTTTCTTTCGACTGCCATGCTTTGTCATTTTCTATAAGCATTTCGACTTTGTTGTAGACTTTAAAAATCATTCAGGAGGACTGTCTGCTGGAGCCATTGTTGGAATTGTGGCTGCATCATGTGTTCTTGTCATGCTGATATTGGCTACCCTTTGGGAGATGGGTTTGTTTGGCCAAAAAGATACTGCAGACAAAGGTATGTTCAAGTCTAAAATAATGCAGTTAATTACttctattgtaatttttttactagcataatatatataataaggtATGAACATGAATCTACAATATATAATTAGGTATGAACATGATTTTTATGTATCTATGCATATTTTTTGGAGGcataaaaattactttataaTTAGAAAGGGATGACAAACTTAAAAGAAAATGCTGATATGGATTCAATACTATGCTAcccaactttttttttctcagaaTTTTGTAGAATTAgctatttttactttttaattgcCTTTATTTTATTCTCTTGCCAATTTTTTATAATCCGAATGGTGGTTTACTCGAAAATCTTCTATGTTTGCAGACCTTCTTGATCTTAAAACAGGTTATTTCAGCTTAAGACAAATTAAAGCAGCCACTAATGACTTCGACCCTGCAAATAAGATTGGTGAAGGGGGATTTGGGCCAGTATACAAGGTAACTATGGATAAGATCATAATTATCTGGCTTctatttgtaaatttaaaaatattttgacataCCATTTATCCCACAAAACTTCTCTCTATATTCTAAGAAAAGTTTTCTCCTAATGACACGTGTCGGAACTTAACACCTCTATATTCCACCTTTTACCCCCACATATGCACAATCTTACACGGGATCACtactaatttttatatataaaagcatGATATTGAAGCCATTGCTTAATTCAGGGTGTTCTATCAGATGGTTATGTCATTGCTGTTAAGCAACTCTCCTCCAAATCAAGGCAAGGGAACCGTGAATTTGTTAACGAAATCGGATTGATATCTGCTTTGCAGCATCCAAATCTTGTTAAGCTTTATGGCTGTTGCATTGAAGAAAAACAGTTGCTGCTGATATATGAATACATGGAGAACAATTGTCTTGGTCGTGCACTTTTTGGTGAATGCCTAATGAACAATAATACCTTGTGTGCATGTGAGTGTGTTTCTACTTCAAAATTAAGATGctactgaatttttttttccgtTTCCCTGCATTTCGAATAGGTCATCAAGGACAGAAGCTGCAATTAGACTGGCCTACAAGAATGAAGATCTGTCTTGGTATAGCAAAAGGATTAGCTTATCTTCATGAAGAATCACCATTGAAAATAGTACACAGAGACATTAAGGCAACTAATGTATTACTTGACAAGGATCTGAGTGCCAAGATCTCTGATTTTGGTTTAGCCAAGCTTGATGAAGAAGGGAATACACATATTAGTACACGGATAGCAGGAACAATGTTAGTACTTGCCACAACTATTAGCCTGAGTCCAAGTCTCTgttcaaaaatttgatgatattttatatttagcaTGTTTTTGTAACCACTAAGGTTTCATTGTTTTGTGAAATCACTAACTATTGGGTACTACATTTCTTAACAGTGGATACATGGCTCCAGAATATGCTATGCGGGGTTACTTGACTGATAAGGCAGATGTATATAGTTTTGGAGTTGTAGCTTTGGAGATCGTTAGCGGAAAAAGCAACACAGATTACATGCCAAAGGAGGAGTTTATATATCTTCTAGATTGGGTATgtttgaacttctttttcaCTTTATGAGTTTATTATGATAAACCTGAAGCAAGGTGGGATAAGTATGGGCAAATAGAGTAGATATTTCTCCATTTCTCAAATTCTAGAAATGTGTGCCCTATATATCTCTTCATTTCTTTCGAGAAATGGACAACAATTCTACCCTGATCTCTCAACACCAAACTTATTATCTTCTttcttgtttttattatatttatatttgattaattttctaCTTACTTCATATTTGCACGCTGAAGGCCTTTGTTCTTCAAGAGCAAGGGAAGCTTTTGGAGTTGGTGGATCCAAGTCTTGATTCAAGATACTCCCAAAAGGAGGCCATGAGAATGCTGAATTTGGCATTGTTATGCACCAACAAATCTTCCACTCATAGGCCATCCATGTCATTGGTAGTAAGCATGCTTGAAGGAAAAACTCCAATCCAAGCGCCGGTAATCAAGCGCGGTGAGAGCGGCAGACACTCAAGATACAAAGCCTCTGAGTTGCTGTCACAAGATACCCAACCTCTTGTTTCCTCATTATCACACAGAAGCATAGAACAAAGAGACGAATCGATTCACTCTTCCATATCTCTTCAAAGTGAACAAGAATTTTCTTCAAGTAGAAAACTTCCTTGAGATTCACATGATGTGTTGACAGAGCACATTAAACTTCCCGTTCTTTTTTTATGGTGGTAGATATATAGTGTATAAACTGCAGCATGATAGAATATAGTCAATGTCAGTGTGTGTTTAGTTATCCGGtcatacaaattaattttgactgaattggttttataaaattaatttcagttaaaatcaaattgaatgtaaagtaatttatatttgaatatattcatataaaaataaattgaataataaatttcaatgtaaatttatgtttagtttcaaaaacttcaaaatttaatttcaagaaTTAATTCTAGAGATTAAATTATTTCTCCTAAATAGAAGTCAATCatgttaaaatcaattttagacCTTCATAGTTGATTTTGGGTACTCAAAAGGGGAACCAACCAAACatacattaataatttaaaagtctTAATGTTGATATTTGATAAACAATGTGAATTACATCTAAGcactaattatttataaatgtgaaatACTAGTTTTGAATGAGCAGCCTTCTGAATGATTTATTCAAGTTCacattacataattttttttagctaAAGTATAATTTGAtcctttatattttatctaatatttattttggtcttttaatttttatttgtttttatttttttaatcatttttgttatttatcttttatgtaATATTCGTTTTAGCCCTTAATGAAATGACAAACTTGTGTAATTTTACGAAAAATAAATGCTTAACATGATTATCAAAGAAAAGATAAAGAGctaaaacaaaagataaaatatcaaaataaattaaaataaaaagaataacgatcaaaatgaatattaagtaaaagataaaaaatcaaaattatatttaaacattttagtttaatttcaattttggttGTCTTATTATTTTTACCTATTTCTGAAATTGGttttccaattttagtctctctcACTAAGATATTTGGACTTGAAACAGTAATTTAGTGTGTTTTAAAATGATATGAAATCATCATCCTATGATAACTCAGAAAAATCacatcaaaaattttattttcaactttaaaattatgtatttttgtaatataattTGA contains:
- the LOC101488947 gene encoding probable LRR receptor-like serine/threonine-protein kinase At1g53440 isoform X3; the protein is MRQIKKSGSKLTYFMVWCFLALNCFQEFGSDAQLIPQDEVKALQAISDKLKNVNWKVAERSCIELDGGFNNNNNNISDEFVRNVTCDCTFQNNTVCHITSIFLKGQNISGVMPSEFGNLTQLKVLDLTRNYLNGSIPTSFATNSLVVLSLLGNRLSGPIPKEIGDIASLEDLVLENNQLGGPLPPSLGNLSKLKRLLLSSNNFTGTIPETFSKLKNLTDFRIDGSSLSGQIPNFIGNWTKLDRLDMQGISMQGPIPRTISELKLLTELRVTDLNGPTMTFPNLKDLKNLQLLDLSFNMLTGSIPNSIQGLRSLDYMFLTNNSLTGPIQDWILNFKINIDLSYNNFTKSSATSCQQLNLNLASSHSSLAVTSPSTLCLKRSLPCAGKPQYYSLFINCGGPEEDFEGNHYVGDLQNDGISNFDLRNAGQWAFSSTGEYMGKVDADYTASNAFSLNISGPDYYQTARISPLSLNYYGLCMLNGNYKVKLHFAEIMFSDDQTFSSLGRRIFDVSIQGFKYLKDFNIMEEAGGVGKGITKEFDVDVNDNTLEIHLYWAGKGTTAIPDISVYGPLISAITVTPNFKNHSGGLSAGAIVGIVAASCVLVMLILATLWEMGLFGQKDTADKDLLDLKTGYFSLRQIKAATNDFDPANKIGEGGFGPVYKGVLSDGYVIAVKQLSSKSRQGNREFVNEIGLISALQHPNLVKLYGCCIEEKQLLLIYEYMENNCLGRALFGHQGQKLQLDWPTRMKICLGIAKGLAYLHEESPLKIVHRDIKATNVLLDKDLSAKISDFGLAKLDEEGNTHISTRIAGTIGYMAPEYAMRGYLTDKADVYSFGVVALEIVSGKSNTDYMPKEEFIYLLDWAFVLQEQGKLLELVDPSLDSRYSQKEAMRMLNLALLCTNKSSTHRPSMSLVVSMLEGKTPIQAPVIKRGESGRHSRYKASELLSQDTQPLVSSLSHRSIEQRDESIHSSISLQSEQEFSSSRKLP
- the LOC101488947 gene encoding probable LRR receptor-like serine/threonine-protein kinase At1g53440 isoform X1; amino-acid sequence: MRQIKKSGSKLTYFMVWCFLALNCFQEFGSDAQLIPQDEVKALQAISDKLKNVNWKVAERSCIELDGGFNNNNNNISDEFVRNVTCDCTFQNNTVCHITSIFLKGQNISGVMPSEFGNLTQLKVLDLTRNYLNGSIPTSFATNSLVVLSLLGNRLSGPIPKEIGDIASLEDLVLENNQLGGPLPPSLGNLSKLKRLLLSSNNFTGTIPETFSKLKNLTDFRIDGSSLSGQIPNFIGNWTKLDRLDMQGISMQGPIPRTISELKLLTELRVTDLNGPTMTFPNLKDLKNLQLLELRNCLITGPIPDYIGEMTNLITLDLSFNMLTGSIPNSIQGLRSLDYMFLTNNSLTGPIQDWILNFKINIDLSYNNFTKSSATSCQQLNLNLASSHSSLAVTSPSTLCLKRSLPCAGKPQYYSLFINCGGPEEDFEGNHYVGDLQNDGISNFDLRNAGQWAFSSTGEYMGKVDADYTASNAFSLNISGPDYYQTARISPLSLNYYGLCMLNGNYKVKLHFAEIMFSDDQTFSSLGRRIFDVSIQGFKYLKDFNIMEEAGGVGKGITKEFDVDVNDNTLEIHLYWAGKGTTAIPDISVYGPLISAITVTPNFKNHSGGLSAGAIVGIVAASCVLVMLILATLWEMGLFGQKDTADKDLLDLKTGYFSLRQIKAATNDFDPANKIGEGGFGPVYKGVLSDGYVIAVKQLSSKSRQGNREFVNEIGLISALQHPNLVKLYGCCIEEKQLLLIYEYMENNCLGRALFGHQGQKLQLDWPTRMKICLGIAKGLAYLHEESPLKIVHRDIKATNVLLDKDLSAKISDFGLAKLDEEGNTHISTRIAGTIGYMAPEYAMRGYLTDKADVYSFGVVALEIVSGKSNTDYMPKEEFIYLLDWAFVLQEQGKLLELVDPSLDSRYSQKEAMRMLNLALLCTNKSSTHRPSMSLVVSMLEGKTPIQAPVIKRGESGRHSRYKASELLSQDTQPLVSSLSHRSIEQRDESIHSSISLQSEQEFSSSRKLP
- the LOC101488947 gene encoding probable LRR receptor-like serine/threonine-protein kinase At1g53430 isoform X2: MRQIKKSGSKLTYFMVWCFLALNCFQEFGSDAQLIPQDEVKALQAISDKLKNVNWKVAERSCIELDGGFNNNNNNISDEFVRNVTCDCTFQNNTVCHITSIFLKGQNISGVMPSEFGNLTQLKVLDLTRNYLNGSIPTSFATNSLVVLSLLGNRLSGPIPKEIGDIASLEDLVLENNQLGGPLPPSLGNLSKLKRLLLSSNNFTGTIPETFSKLKNLTDLIDGSSLSGQIPNFIGNWTKLDRLDMQGISMQGPIPRTISELKLLTELRVTDLNGPTMTFPNLKDLKNLQLLELRNCLITGPIPDYIGEMTNLITLDLSFNMLTGSIPNSIQGLRSLDYMFLTNNSLTGPIQDWILNFKINIDLSYNNFTKSSATSCQQLNLNLASSHSSLAVTSPSTLCLKRSLPCAGKPQYYSLFINCGGPEEDFEGNHYVGDLQNDGISNFDLRNAGQWAFSSTGEYMGKVDADYTASNAFSLNISGPDYYQTARISPLSLNYYGLCMLNGNYKVKLHFAEIMFSDDQTFSSLGRRIFDVSIQGFKYLKDFNIMEEAGGVGKGITKEFDVDVNDNTLEIHLYWAGKGTTAIPDISVYGPLISAITVTPNFKNHSGGLSAGAIVGIVAASCVLVMLILATLWEMGLFGQKDTADKDLLDLKTGYFSLRQIKAATNDFDPANKIGEGGFGPVYKGVLSDGYVIAVKQLSSKSRQGNREFVNEIGLISALQHPNLVKLYGCCIEEKQLLLIYEYMENNCLGRALFGHQGQKLQLDWPTRMKICLGIAKGLAYLHEESPLKIVHRDIKATNVLLDKDLSAKISDFGLAKLDEEGNTHISTRIAGTIGYMAPEYAMRGYLTDKADVYSFGVVALEIVSGKSNTDYMPKEEFIYLLDWAFVLQEQGKLLELVDPSLDSRYSQKEAMRMLNLALLCTNKSSTHRPSMSLVVSMLEGKTPIQAPVIKRGESGRHSRYKASELLSQDTQPLVSSLSHRSIEQRDESIHSSISLQSEQEFSSSRKLP
- the LOC101488947 gene encoding probable LRR receptor-like serine/threonine-protein kinase At1g53430 isoform X4 → MRQIKKSGSKLTYFMVWCFLALNCFQEFGSDAQLIPQDEVKALQAISDKLKNVNWKVAERSCIELDGGFNNNNNNISDEFVRNVTCDCTFQNNTVCHITSIFLKGQNISGVMPSEFGNLTQLKVLDLTRNYLNGSIPTSFATNSLVVLDMQGISMQGPIPRTISELKLLTELRVTDLNGPTMTFPNLKDLKNLQLLELRNCLITGPIPDYIGEMTNLITLDLSFNMLTGSIPNSIQGLRSLDYMFLTNNSLTGPIQDWILNFKINIDLSYNNFTKSSATSCQQLNLNLASSHSSLAVTSPSTLCLKRSLPCAGKPQYYSLFINCGGPEEDFEGNHYVGDLQNDGISNFDLRNAGQWAFSSTGEYMGKVDADYTASNAFSLNISGPDYYQTARISPLSLNYYGLCMLNGNYKVKLHFAEIMFSDDQTFSSLGRRIFDVSIQGFKYLKDFNIMEEAGGVGKGITKEFDVDVNDNTLEIHLYWAGKGTTAIPDISVYGPLISAITVTPNFKNHSGGLSAGAIVGIVAASCVLVMLILATLWEMGLFGQKDTADKDLLDLKTGYFSLRQIKAATNDFDPANKIGEGGFGPVYKGVLSDGYVIAVKQLSSKSRQGNREFVNEIGLISALQHPNLVKLYGCCIEEKQLLLIYEYMENNCLGRALFGHQGQKLQLDWPTRMKICLGIAKGLAYLHEESPLKIVHRDIKATNVLLDKDLSAKISDFGLAKLDEEGNTHISTRIAGTIGYMAPEYAMRGYLTDKADVYSFGVVALEIVSGKSNTDYMPKEEFIYLLDWAFVLQEQGKLLELVDPSLDSRYSQKEAMRMLNLALLCTNKSSTHRPSMSLVVSMLEGKTPIQAPVIKRGESGRHSRYKASELLSQDTQPLVSSLSHRSIEQRDESIHSSISLQSEQEFSSSRKLP